The following are from one region of the Salvelinus sp. IW2-2015 unplaced genomic scaffold, ASM291031v2 Un_scaffold3047, whole genome shotgun sequence genome:
- the LOC112075256 gene encoding tight junction protein ZO-1-like, protein MVNAVSMDNVEHAYAVQQLRKSGKNAKITIRRKRKVHVPMGRLGERETMSEHEEDEEDSYDEEIYETRSTRSGPSAYSGVGGASARRSGRSTGRRDRDRERERSGSRERSLSPRSDRRSLNQPPRPAKVTLVKSRKNEGEHHKVGMEPNVPFL, encoded by the exons ATGGTCAACGCCGTCTCCATGGACAACGTGGAACACGCCTACGCAGTCCAGCAGCTACGSAAAAGTGGCAAGAATGCAAAAATT ACAATCAGACGGAAGCGGAAGGTGCATGTACCCATGGGTCGTCTGGGGGAGAGGGAGACCATGTCGGAGcatgaggaggacgaggaggacagTTACGACGAAGAGATATACGAGACGCGCTCCACACGCAGCGGCCCCAGTGCCTACAGCGGCGTGGGAGGGGCCTCGGCCCGGCGCAGCGGGAGGAGCACGGGAAGGCGGGACCGGGACAGAGAGCGGGAACGCAGYGGCTCACGGGAGAGGAGTCTCTCCCCGCGGTCCGACCGGCGCTCRCTCAACCAACCCCCGCGGCCCGCCAAAGTCACCCTCGTCAAGTCCCGCAAGAATGAAGGTGAGCATCACAAAGTTGGGATGGAGCCAAATGTGCCGTTTCTCTAG